One window from the genome of Scatophagus argus isolate fScaArg1 chromosome 13, fScaArg1.pri, whole genome shotgun sequence encodes:
- the LOC124069761 gene encoding corticoliberin-1-like, translated as MKLSVLVWAAALLAAFLPGPADGRPVDAPTSHRLLLPRPLLFHLGEEFSLRLGGGGGSSAVAAAPDLLSSSSSSSSSAAVNWALLQLTQRLLQAGAEQQDEVEDAEEKGKRSEEPPISLDLTFHLLREVLEMARAEQIAQQADSNRKMMDTFGK; from the coding sequence ATGAAGCTCAGCGTGTTGGTGTGGGCCGCAGCTCTGCTTGCTGCCTTCCTGCCCGGCCCTGCTGATGGTCGACCCGTCGACGCTCCGACCAGCCACCGCCTGCTCCTCCCCCGACCGCTGCTCTTCCACCTGGGGGAGGAGTTCTCACTCAGACTGGGTGGAGGCGGAGGATCCTCCGCTGTTGCAGCTGCTCCAGACCTGctctcttcatcatcctcctcatcttcatcagcagcagtgaactgggctctgctgcagctcacacagcGCCTCCTGCAGGCCGGAGCGGAGCAGCAGGACGAGGTGGAGGATGCTGAGGAGAAGGGGAAGAGGTCCGAAGAGCCTCCCATCTCTTTGGACCTTACTTTCCACCTGCTCAGGGAGGTCCTGGAGATGGCCCGAGCCGAGCAGATCGCCCAGCAGGCCGACAGCAACCGTAAGATGATGGACACGTTCGGAAAATGA